A window of Micrococcus endophyticus contains these coding sequences:
- a CDS encoding protein kinase domain-containing protein, whose amino-acid sequence MEEQWTLNGRYRIDALIGRGGMADVFRGTDLRLHRPVAVKLMRRDLARDPHFQARFRKEARSVASLNHPSIVSVYDTGEVSLEDGHHPVDCPYLVMELVTGRSLREVLHAEGAVGTERAVMWTREVLEALEHAHQEGIVHRDVKPANVMVTDAGSVKVMDFGIAHALADTSATTSQTQAVVGTALYLAPEQATGRTVDGRADLYATGCVLFELLTGRPPFTGDTPLAVAYQHVREAPPAPSEVDPDLPRSFDPVLLRALEKDPEDRFPTGAAFREALEAAAADPHAAVDADTAALDLVRAGAAGAGGAAVAAAAAGREVRRDGARDGADVPTAAVPLTPAPAPAAPAEPAEPQAANHAVAGAGLPGAASAAQLAAAASVDGQRPDTGSHATVAGPTTPRPETPARPAPAAAPAARRRGSGRRSLQVAGLLLAGVVVLMALLAALLASTLRGTVEVPATVGLTQEQAEAALEDAGLVPLVSSTHSSEAPAGTVISSDPPEGTELDRGTQVGLRVSRGLEGVVLPGSLRGLSEDAVRRELQRLGLTVSSVQYQDDGRLERGMLARTDPALSTSVPPGSSVVLHLSSGTVRVPDVVGMSAEDARRQLALSAPELRVRIQDEDGAATETGTVVSQDPGADARVDNRSSLTLTASTWVEPTAEPTPPPSPSAEVPPPVRPSAPPSSSTPPSSSAPPSEEPEPSASPTPTPSETVDPTPSDSPSPSPSPDPTTPTPSPTRTTTPTEDPSPTPTLSDPAPTLTPDPEPSIDPPPSD is encoded by the coding sequence GTGGAAGAGCAGTGGACCCTCAACGGGCGGTACCGGATCGACGCGCTGATCGGTCGCGGCGGGATGGCGGACGTGTTCCGCGGCACCGACCTGCGCCTGCACCGGCCCGTCGCCGTGAAGCTCATGCGCCGCGACCTGGCGCGTGACCCGCACTTCCAGGCCCGCTTCCGCAAGGAGGCCCGCTCCGTGGCCTCGCTCAACCACCCCTCGATCGTGTCCGTGTACGACACGGGCGAGGTCTCCCTCGAGGACGGCCACCACCCCGTGGACTGCCCGTACCTGGTGATGGAGCTCGTCACCGGGCGGTCCCTGCGCGAGGTCCTGCACGCCGAGGGCGCCGTGGGCACCGAGCGGGCCGTCATGTGGACCCGCGAGGTGCTGGAGGCGCTCGAGCACGCCCACCAGGAGGGGATCGTCCACCGGGACGTGAAGCCGGCCAACGTCATGGTCACGGACGCCGGTTCCGTGAAGGTGATGGACTTCGGGATCGCCCACGCCCTGGCGGACACCTCCGCCACCACCTCCCAGACCCAGGCGGTGGTGGGCACGGCCCTCTACCTGGCCCCCGAGCAGGCGACCGGGCGCACCGTGGACGGGCGCGCGGACCTCTACGCGACCGGCTGCGTGCTGTTCGAGCTGCTCACCGGCCGTCCGCCCTTCACCGGCGACACCCCGCTGGCCGTGGCCTACCAGCACGTGCGCGAGGCGCCCCCGGCCCCGTCCGAGGTGGACCCGGACCTGCCGCGCTCCTTCGACCCCGTGCTGCTGCGCGCCCTCGAGAAGGACCCCGAGGACCGCTTCCCCACGGGCGCGGCCTTCCGGGAGGCCCTCGAGGCCGCCGCCGCGGATCCCCACGCCGCCGTCGACGCCGACACCGCGGCCCTCGATCTCGTGCGGGCGGGTGCCGCGGGGGCGGGCGGCGCCGCCGTGGCCGCCGCTGCCGCCGGCCGGGAGGTCCGCCGCGACGGGGCGCGCGACGGCGCGGACGTGCCCACGGCCGCCGTCCCCCTGACCCCCGCGCCGGCCCCGGCCGCGCCCGCCGAGCCGGCCGAGCCCCAGGCGGCGAACCACGCCGTGGCCGGGGCCGGGCTGCCCGGCGCCGCCTCCGCCGCCCAGCTGGCGGCCGCCGCCTCCGTGGACGGCCAGCGCCCGGACACCGGCTCCCACGCCACCGTCGCGGGGCCCACAACGCCCCGCCCCGAGACCCCCGCCCGGCCGGCCCCCGCCGCCGCTCCCGCCGCCCGACGGCGCGGCAGCGGGCGGCGCAGCCTGCAGGTCGCCGGGCTGCTGCTGGCCGGCGTCGTCGTGCTGATGGCCCTGCTCGCCGCCCTGCTGGCCTCCACCCTGCGCGGCACCGTGGAGGTCCCCGCCACCGTGGGCCTGACGCAGGAGCAGGCCGAGGCCGCCCTGGAGGACGCTGGCCTCGTGCCCCTGGTCTCCTCGACCCACAGCTCCGAGGCCCCCGCCGGCACCGTCATCAGCAGCGACCCGCCCGAGGGCACCGAGCTGGACCGCGGCACCCAGGTGGGGCTGCGCGTCTCCCGCGGCCTCGAGGGCGTGGTCCTGCCCGGCAGCCTGCGCGGCCTCTCCGAGGACGCGGTCCGGCGGGAGCTGCAGCGGCTCGGCCTCACCGTGTCCTCCGTGCAGTACCAGGACGACGGCCGCCTCGAGCGGGGCATGCTGGCCCGCACGGACCCGGCGCTGTCCACCTCGGTCCCGCCCGGCTCTTCGGTGGTGCTGCACCTGTCCAGCGGCACGGTGCGCGTGCCGGACGTGGTGGGCATGAGCGCGGAGGACGCGCGGCGTCAGCTGGCCCTGAGCGCCCCGGAGCTGCGCGTGCGGATCCAGGACGAGGACGGCGCGGCCACGGAGACCGGCACCGTGGTCTCCCAGGACCCCGGCGCGGACGCGCGCGTGGACAACCGTTCCTCGCTCACGCTGACGGCGTCCACGTGGGTGGAGCCCACCGCCGAGCCGACCCCGCCGCCGTCGCCCTCCGCGGAGGTCCCGCCGCCGGTGCGCCCGAGCGCGCCGCCGTCCTCGAGCACGCCGCCGTCCTCGAGCGCCCCGCCCTCCGAGGAGCCGGAGCCCTCGGCGTCCCCAACGCCCACGCCCTCCGAGACCGTGGACCCGACGCCGTCCGACTCCCCGTCGCCCTCGCCGTCCCCGGACCCCACGACGCCGACGCCGAGCCCGACCCGGACGACGACGCCCACCGAGGACCCCTCGCCGACGCCGACGCTCTCGGACCCGGCGCCGACCCTCACGCCGGATCCCGAGCCGTCGATCGACCCGCCGCCGTCGGACTGA
- a CDS encoding anthranilate synthase component II, with amino-acid sequence MSGTVPSPEVSVLVVDNYDSFVYTLVGYLEELGARTTVIRNDEVDAARALELAAEHTAVLISPGPGAPADAGVSLDLIRAAADGGRPLYGVCLGHQAIAEAFGATVTHAESLMHGKTSLVRHGDHPMFAGLPERFTATRYHSLAAVRSTVDEAVLQITAETEDGVVMGLAHRSAPLWGVQFHPESVLTEGGYRMLGNWLESVGLTGAADRGGRLSPLVRGD; translated from the coding sequence ATGAGCGGCACCGTGCCCAGCCCCGAGGTCTCCGTCCTCGTCGTCGACAACTACGACAGCTTCGTCTACACCCTGGTGGGCTATCTCGAGGAGCTCGGCGCCCGCACCACGGTGATCCGCAACGACGAGGTGGACGCCGCCCGCGCCCTCGAGCTCGCCGCGGAGCACACCGCCGTGCTCATCTCACCCGGCCCCGGCGCCCCCGCGGACGCCGGCGTCTCCCTCGACCTCATCCGCGCCGCCGCGGACGGCGGCCGCCCGCTCTACGGCGTGTGCCTGGGCCACCAGGCCATCGCGGAGGCGTTCGGGGCCACCGTCACCCACGCCGAGTCCCTGATGCACGGCAAGACGTCCCTGGTCCGCCACGGCGACCACCCCATGTTCGCGGGGCTGCCCGAGCGCTTCACCGCCACCCGCTACCACTCGCTCGCCGCGGTGCGCTCCACCGTGGACGAGGCGGTCCTCCAGATCACCGCGGAGACCGAGGACGGCGTCGTCATGGGCCTGGCGCACCGCTCCGCCCCCCTGTGGGGCGTCCAGTTCCACCCCGAGTCGGTCCTCACCGAGGGCGGCTACCGGATGCTCGGCAACTGGCTCGAGTCCGTGGGGCTGACCGGCGCCGCCGACCGCGGCGGCCGGCTCTCCCCGCTCGTCCGCGGGGACTGA
- a CDS encoding cell division protein CrgA has translation MAAPSGKRKDSARRKHEELEDARRGARRGSSAVTTDLGDVDPGPKPLSPVYKAVMFGLMIVGLLWIVVYYLTQGLFPIVAIGGWNILVGFGIALVGFLMMSRWSE, from the coding sequence GTGGCAGCACCCTCCGGCAAGCGCAAGGACTCGGCCCGTCGCAAGCACGAGGAGCTCGAGGACGCCCGCCGCGGCGCTCGCCGGGGCTCGTCCGCGGTGACCACGGACCTCGGCGACGTGGATCCGGGCCCCAAGCCCCTCTCCCCCGTGTACAAGGCCGTGATGTTCGGCCTGATGATCGTGGGCCTGCTGTGGATCGTCGTCTACTACCTCACGCAGGGGCTCTTCCCCATCGTGGCGATCGGCGGCTGGAACATCCTGGTCGGCTTCGGCATCGCCCTCGTGGGCTTCCTCATGATGTCCCGCTGGAGCGAGTGA
- a CDS encoding rhomboid family intramembrane serine protease: protein MAGAAARGAPARRRTGLAAAPVTWTLIAVTVAAYVAQWATRDTVPGVTEVLWYAGLYTSPFGLEPWRMATYALVHDLSGPTHLILNMLALWVIGRVLEPALGWWRFAALYVLSAVGGAVFALWVSDPLQPVVGASGAVYGMFAALFLVTRVRGGQVRSIAVLIGLNLVISFLLPGISWQVHVGGLITGAVVALVYSLAGGLRPGRASAPSAGAQAAGLVLVAALLAVLTVLGADRIGLDAVLR, encoded by the coding sequence ATGGCCGGCGCCGCCGCTCGCGGCGCCCCCGCCCGACGACGGACCGGCCTGGCCGCCGCGCCCGTCACCTGGACGCTGATCGCCGTCACCGTGGCGGCGTACGTGGCCCAGTGGGCCACCCGGGACACGGTCCCGGGCGTGACCGAGGTGCTCTGGTACGCGGGTCTCTACACGTCGCCGTTCGGTCTGGAGCCGTGGCGGATGGCCACCTACGCGCTGGTCCACGACCTCTCCGGACCCACCCACCTGATCCTCAACATGCTGGCGCTGTGGGTGATCGGCCGCGTGCTCGAGCCGGCCCTGGGCTGGTGGCGCTTCGCGGCGCTCTACGTGCTCTCCGCCGTGGGCGGCGCAGTGTTCGCCCTGTGGGTCTCCGACCCGCTGCAGCCCGTGGTGGGCGCCTCCGGCGCGGTCTACGGCATGTTCGCGGCCCTGTTCCTCGTCACCCGAGTGCGGGGCGGGCAGGTGCGCTCGATCGCCGTGCTGATCGGGCTGAACCTCGTGATCTCGTTCCTGCTGCCCGGCATCTCATGGCAGGTCCACGTGGGCGGGCTGATCACGGGCGCCGTCGTCGCCCTGGTGTACTCGCTGGCCGGCGGACTGCGGCCCGGCCGCGCGTCGGCCCCCTCGGCGGGCGCGCAGGCGGCCGGCCTGGTGCTGGTGGCCGCGCTCCTCGCCGTGCTCACGGTGCTCGGCGCCGACCGGATCGGGCTGGACGCCGTCCTGCGGTAG
- a CDS encoding peptidylprolyl isomerase, with amino-acid sequence MANATHIATIKTNQGDIVVELFGNHAPKTVKNFVGLATGEQEWTHPQTGEKNNGAPLYSGTVFHRIIKDFMIQGGDPLGMGVGGPGYQFGDEIHPELQFDRPYLLAMANAGPGTNGSQFFITSVPTGWLNGKHTIFGEVKDEESQQVVDRLNAVATDPRDRPLEDVVIESVEIAEA; translated from the coding sequence ATGGCAAACGCAACGCACATCGCGACCATCAAGACGAACCAGGGCGACATCGTCGTCGAGCTGTTCGGCAACCACGCCCCGAAGACCGTGAAGAACTTCGTGGGCCTCGCCACCGGCGAGCAGGAGTGGACCCACCCGCAGACCGGTGAGAAGAACAACGGCGCCCCGCTGTACTCCGGCACCGTGTTCCACCGCATCATCAAGGACTTCATGATCCAGGGCGGCGACCCGCTGGGCATGGGCGTCGGCGGCCCCGGCTACCAGTTCGGCGACGAGATCCACCCCGAGCTGCAGTTCGACCGCCCGTACCTGCTGGCCATGGCGAACGCCGGCCCCGGCACCAACGGCTCGCAGTTCTTCATCACCTCCGTGCCCACCGGCTGGCTCAACGGCAAGCACACCATCTTCGGCGAGGTGAAGGACGAGGAGTCTCAGCAGGTCGTGGACCGCCTCAACGCCGTCGCCACCGACCCGCGTGACCGCCCGCTCGAGGACGTCGTCATCGAGTCCGTCGAGATCGCCGAGGCCTGA